In Diachasmimorpha longicaudata isolate KC_UGA_2023 chromosome 7, iyDiaLong2, whole genome shotgun sequence, the following proteins share a genomic window:
- the LOC135164770 gene encoding uncharacterized protein LOC135164770: MASFEVTLGLNTSRGAFIERVHNELLDNEVDQLTITSLHAKLDILETYWEKFEATHEKLVGGSAKVDNVLELSYFKDSLFDRTIVHYHEAKGILVQLIDRKGVSTGSRRSAAGGTAQPSTAKRCLPEIALPKYSGVFSEWRSFRDLFSSLVGSNPDIPNVEKMHYLRTSLKDEPARIISNIAISDDSFASAWELLLTRYENKRLLVSAQLERLLNPPGMTAHSARELNTLLTTVAEALNALEALGSPTAHWDQVLVYVVSKRLSSKLREAWEVKVGSSTDFPSFSAFKDFLTGRARAMESMEINTPARSTDQATRPTTVSSRRPPLSVKVHHAAAPQPQQTRPTPRNTSSGKVTYPCSMCQADHYLSTCTSFRQLNGPARREIVERYYLCYNCLGRHSVKDCRSQTRCQLCGGLHHTMLHSTSTTAPPKPSQRPSSRTAQGTAQNQAASSSARPSGVPMVTYTYGDGVTTIAVSCSARQLDSGITDCRPGVLLATSLAYLVCPDGAAHRIRLLIDPGSEISLIGDQIVRRLGLTRSKTSLLISGIGNSASGPALGKVPLTIQSTHSSFQLRVTAYALSQLTTSLPTFTPGQLKWDHLEGLQLADPSFQAPAPIDVLLGADVYGQLILPEVITHDPGSPSAQLTRLGWVIFGPTESVALAHTATAHLAVSNEDLDGLLTRFWVQEEVPETSEIQLTDEEAQCEEHFRRTHTRDCSGRYIVRLPLKAPPSVLGDSRTSALACLHRLLRKFSRDEEYHQLYTDFLKEYEALGHMRRVSGQLTQTAHRQRMGEYTALGTTLAHEAPASGGLRVPNSSYSAQAVTSPEYFFPHHGVVRTSSETTKMRVVFNGSHKTSSGQTLNEIMHTGAKLQRDIADVLLFTRRHKLIFMTDITKMFRQIGVHQDDWPLQQILWADANGNVTTYQLTTVTYGTRSAPFLSIRVLNQLVEDEGSNYPLAVEPLTKGRYVDDICGGADSEEELLKTAHHVTQLCQSGGFPLAKWHSNSAGLLSTLRLDSTSHDQKVIEDSITKILGVSWHPGTDSFTFSIARPETNSISKRIILSETAQLFDPLGFLAPVVVRAKILLQALWIEKLGWDDPVSPTTAHRWRQFRDELNQLSEVTVPRWLGLLKGFDVEVHGFSDASQVAMAAVIYLKVPHLPGNGITLVCSKTKVAPLKRLTIPRLELTAALLLAKLIRYVQDQLNLSAAPTYLWTDSSVTLTWISSHPSRWKEFVRNRVALIQELTQPSHWRLVPGKENPADCASRGLTAQQLAAHKLWWTGPPWLQQDSSSWPTHVLERDLNVDLEEKPGQIYYGAAQQIAIWDLIDKFSSFNRLLRITAICSRFIARLRRVPNTSLHYPLTLSELEDARLLWIKLTQTAHFREELRIISRGEKFTRSHPLTKLTPFIDRQGILRVGGRLRFAQLDPESKNQAIIPKESQLARLLISQAHLRTLHGGTQLTLRQLRTAYWILGGRAPVRSFILKCVKCARQRGIRAQQLMGQLPPARLTPARAFLNTGVDYAGPISLRSWKGRGHKSYKGWLAIFVCMTTSAVHLEVVSDYSADTFLAAYRRFSSRRGIAHTLFSDCGTTFLGADRELRRLFIAGSSKSRQLAQLLIQDGTQWSFNPPSAPHFGGKWEAAVKSVKYHLTRTIGEDLLTFEELTTLLTQVEAVLNSRPLEPLTDDPDDCSALTPGHFLIGQAPTTLPEPSLENLNISRLSRWQLIQQKLQGFWKRWSTGYLQRLQAISKWYHPTHDINVGSLVLLTDERFPPSKWPLARVTALHPGKDGLTRVVTLRTAQATLTRPIVKLVLLPVPTSRT; the protein is encoded by the exons ATGGCCTCCTTTGAGGTTACCCTGGGGCTGAACACATCGAGAGGTGCATTCATCGAAAGGGTGCATAACGAACTGCTCGATAATGAGGTGGACCAGCTCACCATAACATCCCTACATGCCAAGCTGGATATCCTCGAAACTTATTGGGAGAAGTTCGAGGCCACTCATGAGAAGCTCGTCGGTGGGAGCGCGAAGGTGGACAACGTCTTGGAGTTGTCATACTTCAAGGACAGCCTCTTTGATCGGACCATCGTACACTATCACGAGGCCAAGGGGATTCTGGTTCAGCTCATAGACAGGAAGGGGGTGTCCACCGGCTCACGTCGCTCTGCCGCAGGGGGAACAGCTCAACCTTCAACGGCTAAAAGGTGCCTGCCAGAAATTGCTCTTCCCAAATATTCTGGGGTATTCTCGGAATGGAGGTCCTTCCGAGATTTGTTCAGCTCACTGGTCGGCTCAAACCCAGATATTCCAAACGTGGAGAAGATGCATTACTTGAGGACGAGCCTCAAGGATGAGCCAGCTCGAATCATCTCCAACATCGCCATCTCTGATGACTCATTTGCCTCTGCTTGGGAACTGCTCCTTACGCGCTATGAAAATAAGCGCCTCCTCGTCTCGGCGCAGCTCGAGCGCCTACTCAACCCACCAGGGATGACCGCTCACAGTGCTCGAGAGTTAAACACTCTATTGACCACTGTCGCCGAAGCATTGAACGCTCTGGAGGCATTAGGGTCACCGACTGCTCATTGGGATCAGGTCCTCGTCTACGTGGTATCCAAACGGCTCAGCTCGAAGCTCCGAGAAGCATGGGAAGTGAAAGTCGGGTCGTCCACCGACTTCCCCAGCTTCTCAGCTTTCAAGGACTTCCTCACCGGGAGAGCTCGTGCCATGGAGAGCATGGAGATTAATACGCCCGCTCGCTCTACGGATCAGGCTACGAGGCCTACTACTGTCAGCTCAAGAAGGCCTCCCCTGTCGGTCAAGGTGCATCATGCAGCTGCTCCACAGCCACAGCAGACCAGGCCAACTCCCAGGAACACCTCATCAGGGAAAGTGACGTACCCCTGCTCAATGTGTCAGGCAGACCACTATCTGTCAACCTGCACATCATTTCGTCAGCTCAACGGTCCAGCTCGTCGGGAGATAGTGGAAAGGTACTATCTCTGCTACAACTGTCTCGGTCGTCATTCAGTCAAGGACTGCAGATCGCAGACGAGATGCCAGCTCTGTGGAGGTCTCCATCATACGATGCTACACTCCACCTCGACCACAGCTCCACCTAAGCCCAGTCAAAGGCCATCTTCTAGGACCGCTCAAGGTACTGCTCAAAACCAAGCTGCATCGTCATCAGCTCGACCATCTGGGGTACCAATGGTCACGTACACCTACGGGGATGGGGTCACTACT ATTGCCGTTTCGTGCTCAGCTCGTCAGCTCGATTCTGGAATTACTGATTGCCGTCCTGGGGTACTTCTGGCTACGAGTCTAGCTTATCTCGTGTGCCCAGATGGAGCCGCTCACCGCATTCGTCTGCTCATCGACCCAGGATCAGAGATATCTCTTATTGGGGACCAGATTGTGCGTCGTCTCGGACTTACCCGGTCCAAGACTTCACTACTTATTTCCGGAATCGGAAACTCGGCATCTGGGCCGGCACTAGGCAAGGTACCGCTCACTATACAGTCCACTCATTCTTCATTTCAGCTGAGAGTCACGGCTTATGCTCTCAGCCAGCTCACCACATCGTTACCGACGTTTACACCCGGACAGCTCAAGTGGGATCATCTTGAAGGGTTACAACTCGCTGATCCCAGCTTCCAAGCACCAGCACCAATTGACGTCTTACTTGGTGCTGACGTCTACGGTCAGCTCATCCTGCCAGAGGTCATTACACATGACCCAGGATCACCATCGGCTCAGCTCACCCGACTCGGATGGGTCATCTTCGGGCCCACTGAAAGTGTTGCGTTAGCTCACACGGCCACAGCTCACCTGGCGGTATCCAATGAGGACCTCGATGGCTTACTCACCAGGTTCTGGGTCCAGGAAGAGGTTCCTGAGACTTCAGAGATACAACTCACCGACGAGGAAGCTCAATGCGAGGAACACTTTCGGCGGACACACACCAGGGACTGCTCCGGACGTTACATTGTCCGGTTACCGCTCAAGGCTCCGCCCTCAGTGCTTGGGGATTCACGAACGTCAGCGCTCGCATGCCTTCACCGACTGCTCCGGAAGTTCTCCCGTGATGAGGAATACCATCAACTCTATACAGACTTCCTCAAGGAATATGAAGCCCTTGGCCATATGCGCCGGGTCTCCGGACAGCTCACTCAGACAGCTCATCGACAGCGTATGGGGGAGTACACAGCTCTCGGGACGACCTTAGCACATGAAGCTCCGGCTTCAGGAGGGTTGAGGGTCCCGAATAGCTCGTACTCCGCTCAGGCTGTCACTTCTCCGGAATATTTCTTTCCTCACCACGGTGTCGTCCGAACCAGCAGCGAGACGACTAAGATGAGAGTCGTGTTCAACGGCTCCCATAAGACCAGCTCGGGGCAGACGCTCAATGAGATTATGCATACTGGAGCCAAACTCCAGAGAGACATTGCTGATGTACTGCTCTTCACTCGACGGCATAAGCTCATCTTCATGACGGACATCACCAAGATGTTCCGCCAAATCGGAGTACATCAGGATGATTGGCCGCTCCAACAGATACTTTGGGCCGATGCAAATGGGAACGTCACAACATATCAGCTCACCACCGTCACGTATGGAACTAGATCCGCTCCATTTCTTTCCATACGTGTCTTGAACCAGCTCGTGGAGGACGAGGGCAGTAACTATCCTCTCGCCGTGGAGCCGCTCACGAAAGGACGATATGTAGATGATATTTGCGGAGGTGCTGACTCGGAGGAGGAGTTACTCAAGACCGCTCATCACGTGACTCAACTTTGCCAATCAGGCGGCTTCCCGTTGGCAAAATGGCACTCCAACAGTGCAGGTCTGCTCAGCACACTCAGGTTGGACAGCACCTCCCACGATCAAAAGGTGATCGAGGACTCGATCACCAAGATCTTAGGAGTCTCATGGCACCCAGGCACGGACAGCTTCACGTTCTCCATCGCTCGGCCTGAAACCAACTCCATCTCAAAACGAATCATTCTGTCGGAAACCGCTCAGCTCTTCGACCCACTTGGCTTCCTCGCGCCAGTGGTGGTACGAGCGAAGATACTACTACAGGCGCTCTGGATTGAGAAACTGGGATGGGATGACCCAGTTTCCCCGACAACAGCGCATCGATGGCGACAGTTCAGGGATGAGCTCAACCAGTTGTCGGAGGTCACCGTGCCACGATGGCTAGGACTGCTCAAGGGCTTCGACGTGGAAGTCCATGGATTCTCCGACGCATCTCAGGTGGCTATGGCTGCTGTCATTTACCTGAAGGTTCCGCACCTACCTGGAAATGGTATAACGCTCGTCTGCTCCAAGACTAAAGTAGCCCCGCTCAAACGGCTGACCATCCCACGCCTGGAACTTACGGCTGCCCTGCTCCTAGCCAAGCTCATACGTTACGTTCAGGATCAGCTCAACCTCAGCGCAGCGCCCACATACCTCTGGACGGATTCCTCCGTAACACTCACATGGATCAGCTCCCACCCATCACGATGGAAAGAATTCGTGAGGAATCGTGTCGCTCTTATCCAAGAGCTAACTCAGCCAAGTCACTGGAGGCTGGTGCCTGGCAAGGAGAATCCAGCAGATTGTGCTTCTCGAGGTCTCACCGCGCAACAGTTAGCTGCACATAAGCTGTGGTGGACAGGCCCACCATGGCTACAACAGGATAGCTCATCTTGGCCAACTCACGTTCTAGAAAGGGACCTCAATGTGGACCTCGAAGAGAAACCGGGTCAGATTTACTACGGCGCCGCTCAGCAAATAGCTATTTGGGATCTCATCGATAAGTTCTCTTCGTTCAACCGACTACTTCGGATCACCGCGATCTGCTCAAGGTTCATCGCTCGGCTTAGGAGGGTTCCTAATACGTCACTCCATTATCCGCTCACGCTCAGCGAACTGGAAGACGCACGGCTCCTTTGGATCAAGCTCACCCAGACAGCTCATTTCAGGGAGGAACTACGGATCATCTCTCGCGGGGAGAAATTCACCAGGTCCCATCCGCTCACCAAGCTCACCCCGTTTATCGATCGTCAAGGGATCCTGCGTGTTGGTGGACGGCTCAGGTTCGCACAGCTCGACCCCGAGAGCAAAAATCAAGCAATCATCCCAAAGGAATCGCAACTGGCTCGCTTGCTGATAAGCCAAGCTCACCTAAGGACACTTCACGGCGGGACACAGCTCACTCTTCGTCAGCTCAGGACAGCTTACTGGATCCTCGGAGGCCGAGCTCCAGTACGCTCCTTCATCCTTAAATGCGTGAAGTGCGCTCGACAACGTGGGATACGTGCTCAACAGCTCATGGGACAGCTGCCACCAGCCCGACTCACCCCCGCTCGCGCCTTTCTCAACACGGGGGTTGATTACGCCGGCCCCATATCGCTCCGGTCCTGGAAGGGACGGGGCCACAAGTCATACAAGGGATGGTTGGCTATCTTTGTCTGTATGACCACCTCAGCCGTGCATCTCGAGGTAGTATCAGACTACTCAGCTGATACATTCCTAGCGGCATACAGACGTTTCTCCAGTCGGCGCGGGATCGCTCACACCTTATTCAGCGACTGCGGTACCACCTTTCTCGGCGCTGATAGGGAGCTCAGGAGGCTATTCATAGCAGGATCATCCAAATCTCGACAGCTCGCCCAGCTCCTCATTCAAGATGGGACTCAATGGTCCTTCAACCCTCCAAGCGCACCACACTTCGGAGGCAAATGGGAGGCGGCAGTGAAGTCGGTGAAATATCATCTCACCCGGACTATTGGGGAGGACCTGCTCACCTTCGAGGAACTTACCACCTTGCTCACCCAAGTTGAGGCAGTTCTCAACTCACGGCCGCTTGAACCGCTCACTGATGATCCTGATGACTGCTCGGCTCTGACACCAGGGCATTTCCTTATAGGCCAGGCTCCTACGACTCTTCCAGAGCCATCACTGGAGAATCTTAACATCTCTAGACTCTCCCGATGGCAGCTCATCCAACAAAAACTCCAAGGGTTCTGGAAGAGATGGTCCACAGGATATCTCCAACGTCTACAGGCCATATCCAAGTGGTACCACCCAACTCACGACATCAACGTCGGCTCTTTAGTCCTACTCACGGACGAGAGGTTTCCTCCATCAAAGTGGCCTCTCGCCCGAGTGACCGCTCTTCACCCTGGCAAGGATGGGCTTACGCGAGTAGTCACACTCCGGACCGCTCAGGCGACGTTAACGCGCCCCATCGTTAAGCTCGTACTCCTGCCAGTACCGACGTCAAGGACCTAG